One window from the genome of Hydractinia symbiolongicarpus strain clone_291-10 chromosome 1, HSymV2.1, whole genome shotgun sequence encodes:
- the LOC130630271 gene encoding uncharacterized protein LOC130630271, with protein MRFIVLRVLGFAGFFCIGELLALKVKDLEDKQDSFEIIVKKSKRAKSMSYCPDSYLICRLAKTKTGHIVLGHLSISYESARKTFHEHLNTIQKVPENFGLHSLRSGGASAAANNSVTDRMISKHGRWSSSSSRHGYIKYGKSQRLSISKDLGL; from the exons ATGAGGTTTATAGTGTTACGCGTGTTAGGATTTGCCGGATTCTTTTGCATTGGCGAATTATTAGCTTTGAAAGTTAAGGACTTGGAAGATAAACAAGATTCATTTgaaattattgttaaaaaatctaaaagagCTAAGAGCATGTCATATTGT CCGGATTCTTATTTAATTTGTCGTTTGGCGAAAACAAAGACAGGCCACATTGTATTAGGGCACCTTTCTATATCCTACGAAAGCGCAAGAAAAACATTTCACGAACATTTGAATACAATTCAAAAAGTACCGGAAAATTTTGGGTTACATTCTTTACGCTCAGGTGGAGCTAGTGCTGCTGCAAATAACAGCGTCACTGACAGAATGATAAGTAAACACGGCAGGTGGTCATCAAGTTCCAGTAGGCACGGGTACATAAAATATGGCAAATCTCAACGACTCTCTATAAGCAAAGATTTAGGATTGTAA
- the LOC130641864 gene encoding uncharacterized protein LOC130641864, whose product MQNPFECPSCKASQHSCHIDGNFKLYRFKSSGRRKRPTYYKGTFFKTNSEVDEYFQQVYGSERCMKKVEVDNRCGGIWSAASNSKRKSNSVEETGIVLSTCRHRIGQKVLNMFQGELFGYSMYLIKNYKSLQYCFTDVMCKFWKFVTSHEHAIALTVTPALSVMHVKGHALDCQVQTTF is encoded by the exons ATGCAAAATCCATTTGAATGTCCATCATGTAAAGCTTCCCAGCATAGCTGCCATATTGATGGAAACTTTAAATTATATCGATTCAAATCCTCAGGAAG ACGAAAGCGGCCAACGTATTACAAGGGAACATTTTTCAAGACAAATAGTGAAGTTGATGAATATTTCCAACAAGTATATGGTTCTGAAAGATGTATGAAAAAG GTCGAAGTGGATAATAGGTGTGGTGGAATATGGTCTGCAGCAAGCAACTCAAAACGAAAGTCGAACTCTGTAGAAGAAACTGGAATTGTTCTCAGTACATGTCGACACAGGATTGggcaaaaagttttaaatatgtttCAAGGAGAGCTCTTTGGCTATTCAATGTACTTAATAAAGAATTACAAATCATTGCAGTATTGTTTCACTGATGTCATGTGCAAATTTTGGAAGTTTGTTACATCTCATGAACATGCTATTGCTTTAACAGTGACTCCAGCGTTATCTGTCATGCACGTTAAAGGGCATGCATTGGACTGTCAGGttcaaacaactttttaa